One window of Oncorhynchus kisutch isolate 150728-3 linkage group LG25, Okis_V2, whole genome shotgun sequence genomic DNA carries:
- the LOC109887832 gene encoding hemoglobin subunit alpha-2, with product MSLSAKEKVIVKDFFAKVSSRSDEIGAEALARLIVVYPQTKSYFAHWKDLSPNGAPVRKHGITVMGGVYEAVSKIDDLAGGLLTLSELHAFVLRVDPVNFKILSHCIMVVLSMLFAEEFTPQIHVAVDKFLALLALALAEKYR from the exons ATGAGCCTGTCAGCTAAGGAAAAAGTAATCGTCAAGGACTTCTTTGCGAAAGTCTCCAGCAGGTCGGACGAGATCGGCGCCGAGGCTCTCGCCAG GTTGATCGTGGTGTACCCCCAGACCAAGTCTTACTTCGCCCACTGGAAGGACCTGAGCCCCAACGGCGCTCCGGTTAGGAAGCACGGCATCACGGTCATGGGTGGCGTTTACGAGGCTGTGAGCAAGATCGATGACCTGGCAGGTGGTCTTCTGACCCTGAGCGAGCTGCACGCCTTCGTGCTTAGAGTGGACCCCGTCAACTTCAAG ATTCTGTCCCACTGCATCATGGTGGTCTTGTCCATGCTGTTCGCCGAGGAGTTCACCCCTCAGATCCATGTTGCGGTGGACAAGTTCCTCGCCCTGCTGGCCCTGGCTCTGGCCGAGAAGTACCGCTAA
- the LOC109870289 gene encoding hemoglobin subunit beta-2-like has protein sequence MVEWTDEERAAISNIFSKLDYDEIGQKSLSRCLIVYPWTQRYFGGFGNLYNAEAIMNNPLIAKHGTTVLHGLDRALKNMDDIKNTYAELSVLHSEKLHVDPDNFKLLSDCLTIVIAGKMGNAFTPEYQASFQKFLSVVVSALGRQYH, from the exons ATGGTTGAGTGGACAGATGAAGAGCGCGCGGCCATCTCCAACATCTTCTCCAAACTAGACTATGACGAAATTGGCCAAAAGTCCCTGTCAAG GTGTCTGATCGTGTACCCCTGGACCCAGAGGTATTTCGGGGGCTTCGGCAACCTGTACAACGCAGAGGCCATCATGAACAACCCTCTGATTGCTAAGCACGGCACCACGGTGCTGCACGGTCTGGACAGAGCTCTGAAGAACATGGACGACATCAAGAACACGTACGCCGAGCTGAGCGTTCTGCACTCCGAGAAACTGCACGTGGATCCCGACAACTTTAAG CtgttgtctgactgtctgaccatCGTCATCGCTGGGAAGATGGGCAACGCATTCACCCCCGAATATCAGGCATCCTTCCAGAAGTTCTTGTCAGTGGTGGTGTCTGCTCTGGGCAGGCAGTACCACTAG